One Faecalicatena sp. Marseille-Q4148 DNA window includes the following coding sequences:
- a CDS encoding C40 family peptidase, whose protein sequence is MNKFGKAILASVLAASLAVTPVFAAPDVEGIRQSKEASESALESLKNDLAKTIENINELEGQLVETGEKIAQAEVDLAAAQEKEDEQYEAMKLRIRYMYEEGNTSFLTGLLESKSISEVLNKAEYIQNVHQYDRQKLEEYVDTKKQVETLKAELEQQQAELMAKQAEFEQEKASISTMVEEKRAEVAELDEQLQAAIVQAAAEEAARRAAEEAARAEANQSVSNNNNHHSNSNTPSDQTNNNTSSGNNNVSGGSTSQGGSGDTSVAQAIVNAAYSQLGVPYVWGGTTPGSGLDCSGLTQYAHRVAGISIPRTSGPQGSGGKAVSNPLPGDIVCYSGHVGIYIGGGQMIHAPQPGDVVKVANVYGSPWYRRYW, encoded by the coding sequence ATGAATAAATTTGGAAAAGCAATTCTTGCATCTGTACTTGCGGCATCTTTGGCAGTAACACCGGTATTTGCAGCACCGGATGTGGAAGGGATCAGACAGTCAAAAGAAGCGTCAGAAAGCGCACTGGAAAGTTTAAAGAATGATCTGGCAAAAACAATTGAAAATATCAATGAACTGGAAGGCCAGTTGGTAGAAACGGGTGAGAAGATCGCACAGGCTGAGGTAGATCTGGCGGCGGCTCAGGAAAAAGAAGATGAGCAGTATGAAGCGATGAAGCTCCGGATTCGTTATATGTATGAAGAGGGCAATACTTCTTTCCTGACGGGACTTCTGGAATCCAAAAGTATTTCGGAAGTATTAAATAAAGCAGAATATATTCAGAATGTACATCAGTATGACAGACAGAAGCTGGAAGAGTATGTGGATACCAAAAAACAGGTTGAAACATTGAAAGCAGAGCTTGAACAGCAGCAGGCTGAATTGATGGCAAAGCAGGCAGAATTTGAACAGGAAAAAGCCAGCATCAGCACAATGGTAGAAGAAAAGCGGGCAGAAGTTGCAGAGCTCGATGAACAGCTTCAGGCAGCAATTGTGCAGGCAGCGGCAGAAGAAGCTGCAAGAAGAGCAGCTGAGGAAGCAGCAAGAGCAGAAGCGAATCAATCTGTTTCTAATAATAACAATCATCATAGCAACAGTAACACACCGTCAGACCAGACAAATAATAATACTTCATCAGGGAACAATAATGTTTCAGGTGGCAGCACTTCACAGGGAGGAAGCGGTGATACAAGCGTTGCACAGGCGATTGTAAATGCAGCCTATTCACAGCTTGGAGTGCCATATGTATGGGGAGGAACAACTCCGGGTTCCGGACTTGATTGCTCTGGCCTGACACAGTACGCGCACCGGGTGGCAGGAATTTCCATTCCTAGAACGTCAGGACCTCAGGGTTCCGGTGGAAAAGCGGTATCGAATCCACTTCCGGGAGACATCGTATGCTATTCCGGACATGTTGGAATTTATATCGGCGGCGGTCAGATGATCCACGCACCACAGCCGGGCGATGTCGTAAAAGTTGCAAATGTATACGGTTCCCCATGGTATCGCAGATATTGGTAG
- a CDS encoding elongation factor Ts, which translates to MAITASMVKELREMTGAGMMDCKKALNETNGDMDAAVEFLRKNGQAKAEKKAGRIAAEGIVKTVVKDDKVASIVEVNSETDFVAKNADFQAYVEAVATQAASTNAADIDAFLAEAWAEDPSMTVAEALKAKIAVIGENLNIRRFAKVETEGCVVSYIHGGGRIGVLVEADTDVINEDVKACLRNVAMQVAAMSPKYVSRDEVGEEYLNHEKEILLAQAKTENPEKPENIIEKMIIGRLNKELKEICLLDQVYVQDSDLTVAKYVDQVAKANNAKITVKKFVRFETGEGLEKKSEDFAAEVAAQMGN; encoded by the coding sequence ATGGCTATTACAGCAAGTATGGTAAAAGAATTAAGAGAAATGACAGGCGCAGGAATGATGGACTGCAAAAAAGCTCTTAACGAAACAAATGGTGATATGGATGCAGCTGTTGAGTTCTTAAGAAAGAACGGACAGGCAAAAGCTGAGAAAAAAGCTGGAAGAATTGCTGCTGAAGGTATCGTTAAAACAGTTGTAAAAGATGACAAAGTAGCTTCTATCGTTGAAGTTAACTCTGAGACAGACTTCGTTGCTAAGAATGCTGATTTCCAGGCATATGTAGAAGCAGTTGCAACACAGGCAGCTAGCACAAATGCAGCTGATATCGATGCATTCCTTGCAGAAGCATGGGCAGAAGATCCGTCTATGACTGTAGCAGAAGCTTTAAAAGCTAAAATCGCAGTTATTGGCGAGAACTTAAATATCAGAAGATTTGCTAAAGTTGAAACAGAAGGCTGTGTAGTTTCTTACATCCATGGCGGCGGAAGAATCGGTGTTCTTGTTGAAGCTGATACAGACGTTATCAATGAAGATGTAAAAGCTTGCTTAAGAAATGTTGCTATGCAGGTTGCAGCTATGAGCCCGAAATATGTTTCTCGTGACGAAGTAGGAGAAGAGTACTTAAATCACGAAAAAGAAATTTTACTTGCTCAGGCTAAAACAGAGAATCCGGAAAAACCGGAAAACATCATCGAAAAAATGATCATTGGTCGTCTGAACAAAGAATTAAAAGAAATCTGCTTATTAGATCAGGTTTATGTTCAGGATAGTGATTTAACAGTTGCTAAGTACGTTGATCAGGTTGCAAAAGCTAACAACGCTAAAATCACAGTTAAGAAATTCGTTCGTTTTGAGACAGGAGAAGGTCTTGAGAAGAAGAGCGAAGACTTTGCTGCTGAAGTAGCTGCTCAGATGGGAAACTAA
- a CDS encoding GntR family transcriptional regulator has product MPWALDNDRPIYLQIMERIQTDIISGKYHAGEKLPSVRDLALEAAVNPNTMQKALSELERNHLVYSQRTSGRFITEDEDMLKQLKKEVAEEQIREFFQKMEQLGYTPNETLSLMQRFTKECD; this is encoded by the coding sequence ATGCCGTGGGCATTAGACAATGACCGCCCAATCTATCTGCAGATTATGGAACGAATTCAGACAGATATCATCTCTGGAAAATACCATGCAGGTGAAAAACTCCCTTCCGTACGCGATTTGGCATTAGAAGCCGCAGTGAATCCTAACACCATGCAAAAAGCTCTTTCTGAATTAGAACGAAATCATCTCGTTTATTCGCAGCGGACAAGCGGACGATTTATCACGGAGGATGAAGATATGTTAAAACAACTAAAAAAAGAAGTGGCAGAAGAACAGATTCGAGAATTTTTTCAAAAGATGGAACAGCTTGGCTATACACCGAACGAAACACTTTCGCTGATGCAGCGCTTTACAAAGGAGTGTGATTAA
- a CDS encoding CPBP family intramembrane metalloprotease, with the protein MQKKGCFGQFWYMLGPIIIQNIVALAVSMAASTAVLLLNFDEYMKVIMSADQQAVMEYVMEQTNEVLAHSAHLALVTALCTIPIMWILFHRDEKKRKQMTAVGQMSSQKVKWTKFLIIIPFAAAVGLVLNNISLLADLAIVSEAYAETSVKQYAIPLIGQLIGYGLITPLSEELIFRGLIYKRLRDDFSFKNAMFTSAILFGFFHGNMIQMLYAFGMGLLLAYLYEKYHSLAAPVLAHGMVNIVSVLLTEAGGFTWMFENPLRISLVSILCAAAASGIYVKFFMNDQKDEKVSEEK; encoded by the coding sequence ATGCAGAAAAAAGGCTGTTTTGGACAGTTCTGGTATATGCTTGGCCCGATAATTATTCAAAATATTGTGGCTTTAGCAGTTTCAATGGCGGCAAGTACTGCGGTGCTTCTGCTGAATTTTGATGAATACATGAAAGTGATTATGAGTGCAGATCAGCAGGCGGTCATGGAATATGTGATGGAGCAGACGAATGAAGTGCTGGCTCACTCTGCTCATTTAGCCCTTGTAACGGCACTGTGTACGATTCCGATTATGTGGATTTTGTTTCACAGAGATGAAAAGAAGAGAAAACAAATGACAGCAGTTGGGCAGATGAGTTCTCAAAAAGTGAAGTGGACGAAATTTCTGATTATTATACCATTTGCAGCGGCAGTCGGGCTTGTGCTGAATAATATTTCGCTGCTTGCAGATCTGGCGATTGTCTCGGAAGCTTATGCGGAAACATCAGTAAAGCAGTATGCAATTCCACTGATCGGTCAGTTGATCGGTTATGGACTGATCACACCGCTTAGTGAGGAATTGATTTTCCGTGGACTGATCTATAAAAGACTAAGAGATGATTTTTCTTTTAAAAATGCAATGTTTACATCTGCAATTTTGTTCGGATTTTTCCACGGAAATATGATACAGATGCTTTATGCTTTTGGAATGGGATTGCTTCTGGCGTATTTGTATGAAAAATATCATTCGCTGGCAGCGCCTGTGTTAGCACATGGCATGGTAAATATTGTTTCAGTGCTTCTGACAGAAGCGGGAGGGTTTACCTGGATGTTTGAAAATCCGTTGCGGATCAGTCTGGTCTCCATCCTCTGTGCAGCAGCAGCTTCTGGAATTTATGTAAAATTTTTTATGAATGATCAAAAAGATGAAAAGGTTTCAGAAGAGAAGTAA
- the rpsB gene encoding 30S ribosomal protein S2, giving the protein MSVISMKQLLEAGVHFGHQTRRWNPKMAPYIYTERNGIYIIDLQKSVGKVDEAYKAIADIAAEGGTILFVGTKKQAQDAIKSEAERCGMFYVNERWLGGMLTNFKTIQGRINRLKDIERMAEDGTFDVLPKKEVIEIKKEWEKLEKNLGGIKEMKKIPDAIFIVDPKKERICVQEAHTLGIPLIGIADTNCDPEELDYVIPGNDDAIRAVKLIVAKMADAVIEANQGATGEEEIFEEAAVEAEEKDIEEVAEEA; this is encoded by the coding sequence ATGAGCGTTATTTCAATGAAACAGTTATTAGAAGCAGGTGTTCATTTTGGACATCAGACAAGAAGATGGAACCCTAAAATGGCTCCGTACATTTACACAGAAAGAAATGGTATCTACATCATCGACTTACAGAAATCTGTAGGTAAAGTAGACGAAGCTTACAAAGCAATCGCAGATATCGCAGCTGAAGGCGGCACAATCCTGTTTGTAGGTACAAAGAAACAGGCTCAGGACGCAATCAAATCAGAAGCAGAGCGTTGCGGAATGTTCTATGTAAATGAGAGATGGTTAGGTGGAATGCTCACTAACTTCAAGACAATTCAGGGAAGAATCAACCGCTTAAAAGATATCGAGAGAATGGCAGAAGACGGAACATTTGATGTATTACCTAAGAAAGAAGTTATCGAAATCAAGAAAGAATGGGAAAAACTTGAGAAGAACTTAGGCGGAATCAAAGAAATGAAGAAGATCCCGGATGCTATTTTCATCGTTGACCCGAAGAAAGAAAGAATCTGTGTTCAGGAAGCTCACACACTTGGTATCCCGTTGATCGGTATTGCAGATACAAACTGTGATCCGGAAGAACTTGATTATGTAATTCCAGGTAACGACGATGCTATCAGAGCTGTTAAATTAATCGTTGCTAAGATGGCAGACGCTGTAATCGAAGCTAACCAGGGAGCAACTGGTGAAGAAGAAATCTTTGAAGAAGCTGCAGTAGAAGCAGAAGAAAAAGATATCGAAGAAGTAGCTGAAGAAGCGTAA
- a CDS encoding deoxyribonuclease IV, protein MILGSHVGMSGKEMLLGSAKEAVSYGADTFMFYTGAPQNTKRKSIEELRIEEAWNYMNAHGISQIVVHAPYIINLGNSVKPETFSLAVEFLQKEIERTAACRSNILILHPGSHVGAGTDAGIAQVIKGLNEVLTPDTPVQIALETMAGKGSELGQTFEELARIYDGVICQDKLRVCFDTCHTSDSGYDIIHDFDGVIDTFDRILGKEQIAVFHINDSKNIPGAHKDRHANLGFGEIGFDALSYIVHHKDFESIPKILETPYIPSPTLSKKSYAPYRYEIEMLRNNTFHPELPEEIIKAHEA, encoded by the coding sequence ATGATTTTAGGTTCGCATGTTGGTATGAGCGGCAAAGAGATGCTGCTTGGTTCTGCAAAAGAAGCTGTTTCTTACGGTGCAGATACTTTTATGTTTTACACAGGCGCCCCTCAGAATACAAAACGCAAAAGTATTGAAGAGCTGCGCATTGAGGAAGCATGGAACTATATGAACGCTCACGGCATTTCTCAGATTGTTGTTCATGCTCCCTACATTATCAATCTTGGCAACAGTGTAAAACCGGAGACATTTTCACTCGCCGTAGAATTTTTGCAGAAAGAAATTGAACGCACCGCTGCCTGCCGAAGTAATATCCTCATTCTGCATCCCGGTTCACATGTGGGTGCGGGAACAGATGCCGGTATCGCTCAGGTCATCAAAGGATTGAACGAAGTCTTAACCCCTGATACCCCTGTGCAGATCGCCCTTGAGACAATGGCAGGAAAAGGCTCTGAACTCGGACAGACATTTGAAGAACTGGCACGCATTTACGATGGTGTAATTTGTCAGGACAAGCTTCGCGTCTGCTTCGACACATGTCACACAAGCGACAGCGGTTATGATATCATCCATGATTTTGACGGTGTAATAGATACTTTTGACCGAATTCTCGGAAAAGAGCAGATAGCTGTTTTTCATATCAACGACAGCAAAAACATTCCAGGTGCACACAAAGACAGACATGCCAATCTTGGATTCGGTGAGATCGGATTTGATGCTCTTTCTTACATTGTTCACCACAAGGATTTTGAATCTATTCCGAAAATTCTTGAAACACCATACATTCCTTCTCCAACCCTTTCCAAAAAATCTTATGCACCTTACCGTTACGAAATTGAAATGCTGCGAAATAACACATTTCATCCGGAACTTCCGGAAGAGATCATCAAAGCTCACGAAGCATAA
- the thiT gene encoding energy-coupled thiamine transporter ThiT — protein MNQTSKTAVVSYSTTKKLVFSAMAIALATVASYIKVFKLPMGGSVTLCSMLFISLIGYWFGPKAGILTGIAHGILQFILEPYILSIPQVVIDYFFAFGALGCSGFFRNQKRGLILGYIASVFGRYFFAVLSGVVFFASAAPESMHPLVYSIIYNGSYLGLEAIITIILLTLPPVRQAITKLKAI, from the coding sequence ATGAATCAGACATCAAAAACTGCTGTCGTATCTTACAGCACAACTAAAAAACTTGTATTTTCAGCAATGGCTATTGCATTAGCCACAGTCGCCTCTTATATCAAGGTATTTAAATTACCCATGGGCGGATCTGTTACCCTTTGCAGTATGCTGTTCATTTCTTTGATTGGCTATTGGTTCGGTCCAAAAGCCGGAATTCTTACCGGTATCGCTCACGGAATTCTTCAATTTATTTTAGAACCTTATATCCTTAGCATCCCGCAGGTTGTCATTGATTACTTTTTTGCTTTCGGAGCTCTTGGATGTTCCGGATTTTTCCGTAATCAAAAGCGGGGCCTGATCCTGGGCTATATCGCTTCTGTATTCGGACGTTATTTCTTTGCAGTGCTGTCCGGAGTTGTCTTTTTTGCTTCCGCAGCGCCAGAAAGTATGCACCCTCTTGTATATTCTATCATTTATAACGGTTCTTACTTAGGACTTGAAGCGATTATTACTATTATCCTTCTCACACTGCCTCCTGTTCGGCAGGCAATCACAAAGTTAAAAGCAATTTAA
- the argS gene encoding arginine--tRNA ligase, translating into MKKISEIIAGELENAFEQAGYDRSFGKVTLSNRPDLCEYQCNGAMAGAKTYKKAPIMIANDVKEKLVGSKCFAEVDAVNPGFINLKLAPEFVSSYLKEMDQDEKLGMETAEHPKKIIVDYGGANVAKPLHVGHLRSAVIGESVKRIAKFAGHEVIGDTHLGDWGYQMGLIITEMKKRHPELPYFDEEFQGEYPTEAPFTISELEEIYPYASGFAKEHEDYREEALQATFLLQNGRPGYRALWKHIMNVSIEDLKKNYYNLDVTFEWWKGESDAQEYIAPMVEKMKADGFAHYDEGALVVDVKEETDTKEIPPCMILKSDGAALYDTTDLATLVEREKLVAPDEVIYVVDKRQELHFVQVFRCAKKTGIVRDEVELKFLGFGTMNGKDGKPFKTREGGVMRLENLINEINEEMYKKIVENRTVSEDEGRKTAQIVGLSALKYGDLSNQASKDYVFDIDRFTSFEGNTGPYILYTIVRIKSIMNKYAESGNSLEGCELLAPANPSEKALMLEVSKFNEVIENAYKDTAPHKICAYIYDLANAFNRFYHETKILSEEETTRRESYIALLKLTRKVLETCIDLLGFEAPERM; encoded by the coding sequence ATGAAAAAAATATCTGAAATCATTGCAGGAGAATTAGAAAATGCTTTTGAGCAGGCAGGTTATGACAGAAGTTTTGGAAAAGTAACCTTATCTAATCGGCCTGACTTGTGTGAATATCAATGTAATGGCGCGATGGCGGGGGCAAAGACTTATAAGAAAGCTCCGATCATGATTGCAAATGATGTGAAGGAAAAGCTTGTTGGCAGTAAGTGCTTTGCAGAAGTTGATGCAGTAAATCCAGGATTTATTAACTTAAAACTGGCTCCGGAATTTGTTTCTTCTTATTTGAAAGAGATGGATCAGGATGAAAAACTTGGAATGGAAACAGCAGAACATCCAAAGAAGATCATTGTGGACTACGGCGGAGCGAATGTGGCGAAACCTCTTCATGTGGGACATTTACGTTCAGCGGTTATTGGTGAGAGTGTCAAACGTATTGCAAAATTCGCAGGACATGAAGTGATTGGTGACACACACCTTGGCGATTGGGGATATCAGATGGGGCTGATCATTACAGAAATGAAGAAACGCCATCCGGAGCTTCCTTATTTTGATGAGGAATTTCAGGGAGAATATCCGACAGAAGCTCCATTTACGATCAGTGAATTGGAAGAAATCTATCCATATGCAAGTGGGTTTGCAAAAGAGCATGAGGATTACAGAGAAGAAGCGCTGCAGGCAACTTTCCTTCTTCAAAACGGAAGACCGGGCTATCGGGCTCTTTGGAAGCATATTATGAATGTATCTATCGAGGATCTGAAGAAGAATTATTATAATCTGGATGTAACATTTGAGTGGTGGAAAGGCGAGTCAGATGCCCAGGAATATATTGCACCAATGGTAGAGAAGATGAAAGCAGACGGATTTGCACACTATGATGAAGGTGCGCTTGTTGTAGATGTGAAAGAAGAGACAGATACAAAAGAGATCCCGCCATGTATGATTCTGAAATCAGATGGAGCAGCACTCTATGACACAACAGATCTTGCAACACTTGTGGAGAGAGAAAAACTTGTAGCACCGGATGAAGTGATCTATGTAGTTGATAAGCGACAGGAACTGCATTTTGTACAGGTATTCCGCTGTGCAAAGAAAACAGGAATTGTACGGGACGAAGTAGAATTAAAATTCCTTGGTTTTGGTACGATGAACGGAAAAGACGGAAAACCGTTTAAAACAAGAGAAGGCGGCGTAATGCGTCTTGAAAATCTGATCAATGAGATTAATGAAGAAATGTATAAAAAGATTGTAGAAAACCGTACTGTTTCAGAAGATGAGGGAAGAAAGACAGCTCAGATCGTAGGATTATCTGCGCTGAAATACGGAGATCTTTCCAATCAGGCATCAAAAGATTATGTATTTGATATTGATCGGTTTACATCTTTTGAGGGGAATACAGGACCGTATATTCTCTACACAATTGTTCGTATTAAGTCTATTATGAATAAATATGCAGAAAGCGGAAATAGCCTGGAAGGCTGTGAACTTCTGGCGCCGGCAAATCCAAGTGAGAAAGCTTTAATGCTTGAAGTTTCTAAGTTTAATGAAGTAATTGAAAATGCATACAAAGATACAGCGCCACATAAAATCTGTGCATATATTTATGATCTTGCAAATGCATTTAACCGTTTCTACCATGAGACAAAGATTCTCTCAGAAGAGGAGACAACACGTCGGGAAAGCTATATTGCACTTTTGAAACTGACAAGAAAAGTACTGGAAACATGTATTGATCTGTTGGGATTTGAAGCACCGGAGCGGATGTAG
- a CDS encoding C40 family peptidase, protein MKKFSRMLMASIVAGSLIAAPVYASDIDAIETQKKEAENAVNSLQKELETALGQISQLETDMVVKADEIAQANIDLEAAQVKEAEQYEAMKYRIRYMYEDGGVAAIEKIFTSGSISEMLNQAEYIQKIHSYDRKMLDEYVQTKNDIANLKAQLEQEQKNMQELDAQLTAKSDQLSQTISSKQAEVANLDEQLQAAIIAEEQRKAEEARKAAEEAAKQQQAQSQQDQQTNTPSGGNGTNIETPSAPSQPSAPSQPQAPSAPSAPETDNNSGGNTSAAQTIVNAAYSQLGVPYVWGGTTPGVGLDCSGLTSYCHRVAGISIPRTSSEQLAGGRRVSNPQPGDICWTPGHVAIYIGNGQMIEAPDIGQVVKISRVRASVYVRYW, encoded by the coding sequence ATGAAGAAATTTAGCAGAATGCTCATGGCATCTATCGTAGCAGGATCGCTGATCGCAGCGCCGGTATATGCATCGGACATTGACGCCATTGAAACACAGAAGAAAGAAGCAGAAAATGCAGTCAACAGTCTTCAGAAAGAATTGGAGACGGCGCTTGGACAGATCAGCCAGCTGGAGACGGATATGGTAGTCAAAGCAGATGAGATTGCTCAGGCGAATATTGATCTGGAAGCAGCACAGGTGAAAGAAGCTGAACAGTATGAAGCGATGAAATATCGGATTCGCTATATGTATGAAGACGGCGGTGTTGCAGCGATTGAGAAGATTTTTACTTCCGGATCGATTTCGGAGATGCTGAATCAGGCGGAATATATCCAGAAGATACATAGCTACGACAGAAAAATGCTTGATGAATATGTGCAGACTAAAAATGATATTGCCAATCTGAAAGCACAGCTTGAGCAGGAGCAGAAGAACATGCAGGAACTGGATGCACAGCTGACTGCAAAGAGTGATCAGTTATCCCAGACGATCTCCAGTAAGCAGGCAGAAGTGGCGAATCTGGATGAGCAGCTTCAGGCAGCAATTATTGCAGAAGAGCAGCGCAAAGCTGAAGAAGCAAGAAAAGCAGCAGAAGAGGCAGCTAAGCAGCAACAGGCACAGAGTCAGCAGGACCAGCAGACAAACACGCCGTCAGGAGGAAATGGCACGAATATTGAGACGCCATCTGCACCGTCACAGCCATCTGCACCATCACAGCCGCAGGCTCCGTCAGCGCCAAGCGCACCGGAGACAGACAATAATAGTGGTGGAAATACAAGTGCTGCACAGACAATTGTAAATGCAGCTTACTCACAGCTTGGAGTTCCATATGTATGGGGAGGAACAACTCCGGGAGTCGGACTTGACTGTTCCGGACTGACAAGTTATTGTCATCGCGTAGCCGGAATTTCTATCCCGCGTACATCAAGTGAACAACTGGCCGGCGGAAGACGCGTTTCTAACCCGCAGCCGGGAGATATTTGCTGGACACCTGGTCATGTAGCAATTTATATTGGAAATGGCCAGATGATCGAGGCACCGGATATTGGACAGGTTGTCAAGATCAGCCGTGTGCGTGCATCAGTTTATGTGAGATATTGGTAA
- a CDS encoding type II toxin-antitoxin system HicB family antitoxin, with the protein MNRLFYPAVFHKEESGYWISFPDFPECFTEGDDMQQAYERAVDALGLAIVSRKEEKEEIPNPTEVTKLKEEDGMVVIIGFDMIAYQKKHNSRAVKKTLSIPEWLNEEAMERGINFSQVLQEALLNKLNM; encoded by the coding sequence ATGAACAGATTGTTTTATCCGGCAGTGTTTCATAAAGAAGAAAGTGGATACTGGATTTCTTTTCCTGATTTTCCGGAATGCTTTACAGAAGGCGATGACATGCAACAGGCATATGAACGTGCAGTGGACGCGTTAGGACTTGCGATTGTAAGCAGAAAAGAGGAAAAAGAGGAGATACCAAATCCAACAGAAGTTACTAAACTTAAAGAAGAAGATGGAATGGTAGTCATTATTGGATTTGATATGATCGCATATCAGAAGAAACATAATTCGAGAGCTGTTAAGAAGACATTGAGCATTCCGGAATGGTTAAATGAAGAAGCTATGGAGAGGGGAATCAATTTTTCTCAAGTTCTACAAGAAGCATTGTTGAACAAATTAAATATGTAG
- a CDS encoding type II toxin-antitoxin system HicA family toxin, translated as MPLTPREMIRLLKKNGFEEISQNGSHVKMKNQENGKTVIVPYHSKAMKKGLELAILKQAGLK; from the coding sequence ATGCCATTGACGCCAAGAGAAATGATAAGACTTCTCAAGAAAAACGGCTTTGAAGAAATCAGTCAAAATGGTTCTCATGTAAAAATGAAAAACCAGGAGAATGGAAAGACAGTTATTGTTCCTTATCATTCCAAAGCTATGAAAAAAGGGTTGGAACTAGCAATATTAAAACAGGCAGGGCTTAAATAG
- a CDS encoding flavin reductase: MNSKVLRTLSYGVYIVSTMDGKRPTGCTANSAMQITSSPATIAVSINHDNYTNHCIDASGLFAVSILSETSAPSLIGHFGFQSGREVNKFDTVSFEMKSGVPIITDSCGYIVCKVINKMETSSHTVFLGEVIDGDVLLSAPAMTYAYYHNVIKGKSPKTAPTYIPEEESAASAPTENISASKWVCSVCGYIYDRETPFEELPDDFVCPLCKQPKDKFKLQEVTL, from the coding sequence ATGAATTCTAAAGTATTAAGAACCCTTTCTTACGGTGTCTATATTGTTAGCACTATGGACGGTAAACGTCCGACCGGATGCACCGCCAACAGTGCAATGCAGATTACTTCATCACCGGCAACGATTGCTGTCAGCATCAATCACGACAACTATACGAACCATTGTATTGATGCATCCGGTCTGTTTGCAGTTTCTATTCTTTCTGAAACATCCGCGCCATCTCTGATCGGACATTTCGGTTTTCAGTCCGGCAGAGAGGTAAATAAGTTCGATACGGTTTCTTTCGAGATGAAATCAGGGGTTCCGATCATCACTGACAGCTGCGGATACATTGTCTGCAAAGTCATTAATAAAATGGAAACCTCTTCCCACACCGTATTTCTCGGCGAAGTCATTGACGGAGATGTACTTCTTTCTGCTCCGGCCATGACTTACGCTTACTATCACAATGTTATTAAAGGAAAGAGCCCTAAAACCGCTCCAACTTATATCCCGGAAGAAGAATCAGCAGCTTCTGCCCCAACAGAAAACATATCTGCTTCTAAATGGGTATGTTCTGTCTGTGGTTACATCTATGACAGAGAGACTCCTTTCGAAGAACTCCCGGATGATTTTGTCTGCCCGCTCTGTAAGCAGCCGAAAGATAAATTCAAACTGCAGGAGGTCACATTATGA